One segment of Triticum aestivum cultivar Chinese Spring chromosome 2A, IWGSC CS RefSeq v2.1, whole genome shotgun sequence DNA contains the following:
- the LOC123191726 gene encoding RING-H2 finger protein ATL72: MAAATYITPAYDSTWAKSHSSNTERPTTHVLCGYLQDSEERLPRVNMYSRRTLLHTPSFSGGQPSGPSQPVTDGGAPGSNFDANVVMILAVLLCALICALGLNSIVRCALRCSSRAAAADAEPSRVARLAKGGLRRKAVRAMPIMVYSAGLKLNTACPMCTICLSDFEAGEHVKVLPKCNHGFHVRCIDRWLLARSTCPTCRQSLFAEPHKACGCSEASQPDVARVHSVLVPLRPEGLITTYDF; encoded by the exons ATGGCGGCCGCCACCTA CATAACCCCGGCTTATGATTCTACCTGGGCCAAATCACACAGCAGCAATACAGAAAGACCTACGACCCACGTTCTTTGCGGTTACTTGCAGGATTCTGAAGAAAGATTACCAAGAGTGAACATGTACTCAAGAAGGACGCTGCTTCACACTCCTTCGTTCTCTGGGGGGCAGCCCTCCGGACCAAGCCAGCCGGTGACCGACGGCGGCGCCCCGGGGAGCAACTTCGACGCGAACGTGGTGATGATCCTCGCCGTCCTCCTCTGCGCGCTCATCTGCGCGCTGGGGCTCAACTCGATCGTGCGGTGCGCGCTGCGGTGTTccagccgggcggcggcggcggacgcggagcCCAGCCGGGTCGCGCGGCTGGCCAAGGGCGGGCTGAGGAGGAAGGCCGTGCGCGCCATGCCGATCATGGTCTACTCGGCCGGGCTGAAGCTCAACACCGCCTGCCCGATGTGCACCATCTGCCTCTCGGACTTCGAGGCCGGGGAGCACGTCAAGGTCCTGCCCAAGTGCAACCATGGCTTCCACGTCAGATGCATTGACCGGTGGCTCCTCGCGCGCTCCACCTGCCCGACGTGCCGCCAGTCCTTGTTCGCCGAGCCGCACAAGGCGTGTGGGTGCTCCGAGGCCAGCCAGCCCGACGTAGCGCGTGTCCACTCCGTGCTCGTGCCGCTCAGGCCTGAGGGTTTGATCACCACGTATGACTTTTAG